The proteins below come from a single Candidatus Dadabacteria bacterium genomic window:
- the dnaB gene encoding replicative DNA helicase, whose amino-acid sequence MDSLTKSPLPSNEEAERAVLGSVLIESSSINQVLEILIAEDFYNESHSKIMNSMIDLDRDGTPIDVLTLYELMNSKGIIEEIGGASYLTYLVSTVPTAGNVAHYARIVKDKSVLRKLVLAATDIAHRGYGPDIEVDEFLDRAEQSILDIAQNKIKPSFWHSRDLAPVAIDNIEQLYKKKELITGIRTGFEKLDHLTSGLQKSDLVIIAARPGAGKTSLCLNIISNAALNEDLSVAMFSLEMTKEQLMMRLLSINSKVSFSAMRSGYIRDDDLERLFDSAERYASASIFIDDTPALTVLEIRAKARRLKKDNRLDLIVVDYLQLMRGSSRNETREREIAEISGALKALAKELDVPVIGISQLSRQTEARTDRRPQLSDLRESGAIEQDADVVLFIHRQDIYRKNPEEKDGMAELIIGKQRNGPTGTVKLVFLEQNGVPSFENPSDEFEEGFV is encoded by the coding sequence ATGGACAGTCTGACGAAATCACCCCTTCCGAGCAACGAAGAGGCGGAGCGCGCGGTACTTGGTTCCGTACTCATTGAAAGCAGCTCGATAAACCAGGTTCTAGAAATTCTCATAGCCGAGGATTTCTATAACGAAAGCCACTCCAAGATAATGAACTCCATGATAGATCTCGACAGGGATGGCACGCCAATCGACGTTCTCACCCTCTATGAGTTGATGAACTCCAAGGGGATCATAGAAGAAATCGGGGGAGCCTCCTACCTCACCTACCTGGTCTCGACCGTTCCCACGGCGGGAAACGTCGCTCATTACGCGAGGATAGTAAAAGACAAGTCCGTCCTGAGGAAACTGGTGCTCGCCGCGACCGACATAGCGCACCGCGGGTACGGGCCCGATATCGAAGTTGACGAGTTCCTGGACAGGGCGGAGCAGTCAATCCTCGACATCGCCCAGAACAAGATAAAGCCGAGCTTCTGGCACTCGAGGGACCTTGCGCCGGTGGCTATAGACAATATCGAGCAGCTCTACAAGAAAAAGGAGCTCATAACCGGCATAAGAACCGGCTTTGAGAAACTCGACCACCTGACCTCGGGTCTTCAGAAATCGGATCTCGTGATAATCGCCGCGCGCCCGGGGGCGGGAAAAACATCGCTCTGCCTTAACATAATAAGCAACGCCGCATTGAACGAAGACCTCTCAGTGGCCATGTTCTCGCTTGAGATGACGAAGGAGCAGCTCATGATGAGGCTTCTTTCAATAAACTCGAAAGTCAGCTTTTCGGCGATGCGAAGCGGGTACATAAGGGATGACGACCTGGAGAGGCTGTTTGATTCAGCCGAGAGGTACGCGAGCGCAAGCATCTTTATAGACGACACCCCGGCACTCACGGTGCTTGAGATAAGGGCAAAGGCGAGACGACTTAAAAAGGACAACCGCCTCGACCTGATCGTGGTCGACTACCTGCAGCTAATGAGAGGCAGCTCGAGAAATGAAACCCGGGAAAGGGAGATAGCGGAGATCTCGGGCGCTCTGAAGGCACTCGCCAAGGAGCTTGACGTTCCGGTAATAGGAATCTCGCAGCTGAGCCGCCAGACCGAAGCCAGAACCGACCGCCGTCCCCAGCTCTCAGACCTCAGGGAAAGCGGCGCCATAGAACAGGACGCGGACGTAGTGCTCTTCATTCACCGCCAGGACATATACAGAAAAAACCCCGAGGAAAAAGACGGTATGGCGGAACTCATAATCGGAAAGCAGAGAAACGGGCCCACGGGCACGGTGAAGCTCGTGTTTCTTGAGCAAAACGGGGTTCCGAGCTTCGAGAATCCTTCGGACGAATTCGAAGAGGGATTTGTCTAG
- the nuoE gene encoding NADH-quinone oxidoreductase subunit NuoE, whose translation MPFPPRLIHKIQEIADDHETKLSALIPVLREVQNEFGWLSTESMEEVAETLDIPASSVQNVASFYTMFFTEPVGTHVMWLCRTLSCALRGAEGLEHHLCKRLGVKTGETTADGKITFLEAECLASCGTAPAMLVDDTLYENLTESEVDRIVDEIKRRG comes from the coding sequence GTGCCTTTCCCCCCCAGGCTCATACATAAGATACAAGAAATAGCGGATGACCACGAAACCAAGCTTTCGGCGCTTATTCCCGTCCTGCGGGAAGTGCAGAACGAATTCGGCTGGCTTTCCACCGAATCCATGGAAGAAGTCGCCGAGACGCTTGATATTCCCGCCTCTTCGGTTCAGAACGTCGCGTCGTTTTACACCATGTTTTTCACAGAACCCGTGGGGACTCACGTTATGTGGCTCTGCAGGACCCTTTCCTGCGCGCTTCGCGGAGCCGAGGGATTGGAGCATCACCTCTGCAAGCGCCTGGGTGTAAAAACCGGTGAAACGACGGCCGACGGAAAAATAACCTTTCTCGAAGCGGAATGTCTCGCCTCCTGCGGTACCGCACCCGCCATGCTCGTGGACGATACTCTTTACGAAAACCTCACCGAATCGGAAGTTGACAGAATAGTTGATGAAATTAAGAGAAGGGGATGA
- a CDS encoding glycerate kinase, producing the protein MSEKLRKDARKLFDQALKEADPGKCVLEHIKLKGKQLNVGGKSFNLSDFESVYVVAFGKAASSMAAAIEKLLGERITEGIVVSNVRSEQAFQKMDFHLSSHPVPDEKSVEAAKKVVSLLERSGEKDLVIFLISGGGSSILAMPSEGLTIGDKRAVTQRLMLSGVDTYGLNTVRKKMSQTKGGGLLKKALPSRVITLILSDVVGDRLEFIASGPTVPDTTTYEDAWRVIEALELEHKIPPRVVVHLERGREKNSSPTVDREQYEQSGATTVVVGNNHKAIISMEKMAKKMGYNTLFLSSQISGEAREAAKVLAGISFDVKRFGRPVKKPACILFGGETTVNVTGRGRGGRNTETALSFCFEIIGSSGIVGLFAGTDGIDGPTDAAGAICDGQSRLIARSMGISARDHLADNDSYSFFETLGDLIKTGSTGTNVMDVGVVLIGE; encoded by the coding sequence ATGAGCGAGAAACTTAGAAAGGACGCAAGGAAGCTTTTTGATCAAGCACTGAAAGAAGCCGACCCGGGAAAATGCGTCCTGGAGCATATTAAACTCAAGGGCAAGCAACTCAACGTCGGAGGGAAGAGCTTCAACCTCTCCGATTTCGAGTCGGTGTACGTCGTGGCCTTCGGAAAGGCCGCGTCCTCCATGGCCGCGGCGATTGAGAAGCTTCTCGGCGAGCGGATAACCGAGGGAATCGTGGTATCGAACGTCCGTTCCGAGCAGGCTTTTCAGAAAATGGATTTTCATCTCTCCTCTCACCCGGTGCCGGATGAAAAAAGCGTCGAGGCGGCGAAAAAAGTAGTCTCGCTTCTCGAAAGATCGGGAGAGAAGGATCTCGTGATCTTCCTTATATCGGGAGGCGGAAGCTCGATACTCGCGATGCCAAGCGAAGGGCTCACCATAGGGGATAAAAGAGCGGTGACCCAGAGACTGATGCTGAGCGGAGTCGACACCTACGGCCTCAACACCGTGAGGAAGAAAATGTCGCAGACAAAAGGAGGAGGACTTCTTAAAAAAGCCCTGCCCTCGCGGGTCATCACGCTGATTCTCTCGGACGTCGTGGGCGACCGGCTTGAATTCATAGCTTCGGGACCCACGGTTCCCGACACCACGACCTACGAGGACGCGTGGCGGGTCATAGAGGCGCTTGAGCTTGAGCATAAAATCCCCCCCAGAGTGGTGGTGCATCTTGAGAGAGGAAGGGAAAAAAACAGTTCTCCCACGGTGGACCGCGAGCAGTACGAACAGAGCGGAGCCACCACGGTTGTTGTCGGAAACAATCACAAGGCGATAATCTCTATGGAGAAGATGGCGAAGAAGATGGGGTACAACACGCTTTTTCTCTCCTCCCAGATATCCGGAGAGGCAAGGGAAGCGGCCAAGGTGCTTGCGGGAATTTCCTTTGATGTAAAAAGGTTCGGAAGGCCTGTTAAGAAACCCGCCTGCATACTTTTCGGGGGAGAGACAACCGTGAACGTAACGGGACGGGGACGCGGCGGGCGCAACACAGAGACAGCCCTCTCCTTCTGCTTTGAGATAATAGGGAGCAGCGGGATCGTGGGGCTTTTCGCCGGAACCGACGGAATAGACGGTCCCACGGACGCCGCCGGGGCGATATGCGACGGGCAATCACGCCTGATAGCGAGATCCATGGGCATAAGCGCGAGAGACCATCTTGCCGACAACGATTCGTACTCTTTCTTTGAAACCCTGGGCGATCTTATAAAAACCGGGAGCACGGGAACGAACGTCATGGACGTGGGAGTGGTCCTGATAGGAGAATGA
- a CDS encoding NERD domain-containing protein/DEAD/DEAH box helicase: MAKMIPARCPRDRGKKAERKIFTALKNDPNTEGWTVLHSMELASRGVGKPYGEIDFVIIIPEEGIVCLEVKGGGIQRKNDEWSSVDSNNKIHKIKNPFTQAKDSTIALKESIEKKFEGCRESRCPIGRMIAFPYAECPELTPEFKRWEVIDCDDLSGERFISSFIKKAARNHRQLLNKPAPTASEAKKIRNYLRPDFERVLKKSILLKEASDELLRLTEEQYRIIDSLEGNPRCLFKGAAGTGKTMLALEFARRKSSDGKKVLLVCYNQLLSQWLQEQTKEYVNVMAGTFHGVVENLIEKSSYKKDFLEIKSESQNDQELYDEIYPHYGELALEELGPQFDLLIMDEAQDLCKEEILNVFNLSIRGGLFDGHWAIFGDFSRQIIYSFNDEKEDPVSILKNYNHLNYNLTVNCRNTRPIAEETYLLSGFENPPLMPGKEDGLPVEYEYWKGYDHLITLLDKKIKFLLQQQISLEDIVVLSPKRLLEDVKEISGFPLTDISRNLQATKRKKAIKFSTTYSFKGLESPVIIVLGGKRDVEGNNSQSLFYVSTSRAKSLLVLIIEERARRSIEKLRLRSSEK; encoded by the coding sequence ATGGCAAAAATGATTCCGGCGCGTTGTCCCCGAGACCGGGGCAAAAAAGCTGAACGCAAAATTTTTACTGCACTAAAAAATGACCCAAATACTGAAGGATGGACTGTTCTCCACTCAATGGAGTTGGCAAGTAGAGGAGTAGGAAAACCCTATGGCGAAATAGATTTCGTCATTATTATTCCAGAAGAGGGAATTGTTTGTCTTGAAGTTAAAGGCGGTGGAATTCAGCGAAAAAATGACGAATGGAGTAGCGTTGATTCAAACAATAAAATACACAAAATCAAAAATCCCTTTACGCAAGCTAAAGACTCAACAATTGCATTAAAAGAATCAATAGAAAAAAAGTTTGAAGGTTGCCGTGAATCCCGTTGTCCTATTGGCCGCATGATTGCTTTCCCCTACGCAGAATGTCCTGAACTCACTCCAGAATTTAAACGTTGGGAAGTCATTGATTGCGATGACCTGTCGGGGGAACGTTTTATATCTTCTTTTATAAAAAAAGCCGCAAGAAACCACAGGCAGTTGTTAAATAAACCTGCACCTACTGCTTCAGAAGCAAAGAAGATCAGAAACTATCTGAGGCCGGATTTTGAACGAGTGCTTAAAAAGAGCATCCTGCTTAAGGAAGCGAGTGATGAGTTGCTTAGACTTACTGAGGAGCAATACAGAATAATAGATTCTCTTGAAGGCAACCCACGCTGTCTTTTTAAGGGAGCGGCAGGAACGGGGAAAACAATGCTTGCTTTAGAGTTTGCGCGGCGCAAAAGTTCGGATGGGAAAAAAGTGCTTCTTGTTTGCTATAACCAATTGCTAAGCCAATGGCTCCAAGAGCAGACAAAAGAATATGTTAATGTTATGGCTGGAACATTCCATGGAGTCGTAGAAAACCTGATAGAAAAAAGTAGTTATAAGAAAGATTTTCTCGAGATCAAATCAGAGTCGCAAAATGATCAGGAGTTATACGATGAAATATACCCACACTACGGGGAACTGGCTCTCGAAGAACTGGGGCCACAGTTTGACTTGCTTATTATGGATGAAGCGCAGGACCTTTGTAAAGAAGAAATATTGAACGTTTTCAATCTAAGCATACGTGGAGGATTGTTTGATGGCCACTGGGCAATCTTTGGGGATTTTTCCCGACAGATTATTTATTCTTTTAACGATGAAAAAGAGGACCCAGTCTCTATACTGAAAAACTACAACCACCTCAATTACAACCTAACTGTCAATTGCAGAAACACTAGGCCTATCGCTGAAGAAACCTATCTTCTTTCTGGATTTGAAAATCCACCGCTCATGCCAGGAAAAGAAGATGGTTTGCCTGTAGAATATGAGTACTGGAAGGGATACGATCATTTGATCACACTCCTTGACAAAAAAATCAAATTCCTGCTTCAGCAACAAATTTCTTTGGAAGACATAGTTGTCCTTTCTCCGAAGCGGCTGCTGGAAGACGTGAAAGAGATATCTGGATTTCCTCTCACAGATATTTCACGGAACTTGCAAGCCACAAAAAGGAAAAAAGCAATAAAATTTTCCACCACGTATTCTTTCAAGGGCCTCGAAAGCCCTGTTATAATCGTTTTAGGTGGTAAAAGGGACGTAGAAGGCAACAATTCGCAGTCTCTTTTTTATGTATCGACATCTAGGGCTAAGAGCTTACTTGTCCTGATAATAGAGGAACGGGCAAGAAGGTCAATTGAAAAGCTTCGCCTTCGCTCGTCTGAAAAATAA